CTCGACATCTCCCCGGTCGACAACACCGTGACCGTCGGCCCCGTGGACGCGCTCGACGTGCACGCCCTCACCGCCATCCGCCCCCGCTGGTGCGGCACCCCCGCCGTCGGCGAGGGCCGCTACACCGCCCAGCTCCGCGCCCACGGCGAAGAGGTCCCGGTGACCGCCGTCCTGACGGACGACCAGCTGCACGTCCGCCTCGACACCCCCGCCCGCGGCATCGCCCCCGGCCAGGCCGTGGTCCTCTACGACGGCACCCGGGTGGTCGGCTCCGCGACCATCGCGAGCACCGAACGGGCCGTCGCGGTCTAGCCGGGGCCGGCGGCGCGGGGGCCCGAAAGGCGTTGGCCCGGGCGAGCGGGGCGGTGATAGGACTGGAGCACTATGAACATCACGGTCTTCTGCTCCGCGAACCTGCTCGACGCCAAGTACACCGCCCCGGCGGCGGAGTTCGCCCGGCTGCTCGGCGAGGCGGGCCACACGCTGGTGTGGGGCGGCTCGCACGCCGGGCTGATGGGGCAGCTCGCGGACGGCGTGAAGGAAGCCGGCGGCCGGCTGGTCGGGGTCTCGGTGGAGTTCCTGCGGCACAAGTCGTACGAGGGCGCGGACGAGCTGGTGACGACGCCCGACCTGGCCGTCCGGAAGGCCGAACTGCTGGCGCGCGGCGACGCGCTGGTGGTGCTGGTCGGCGGGCTCGGCACGCTCGACGAGGTCACCGAGGTGCTGGAGCTGAAGAAGCACGGCCACCACGACAAGCCGGTCGTCCTGCTCGACACCGAGGGCTTCTACCAGGGCCTGCGCCTGCAGCTCGAACGGATGGACGCCGAGGGCTTCCTGCCGCGCCCGCTGGCCGAGCTGGTGGCCTTCGCGCAGACCCCCGCCGAGGCCCTCGCCCACCTGACCGCCGACCGGATCTGAGGAAACAGCCATGGGTGTCCACCTGATCACCGGAGCGGGCTCCGGCATCGGCGCCGCCGTCACCGAACGGCTCGCCGAACGCGGTGAGGAACTGTGGCTGCTGGCCCGCGACGCGCGCCGCGCCGCGCAGCTGCGCGAGCGCCACCCCGCCGCGAAGACGCTGGTCGGAGACCTCGACGACCCCGCCAAGCTGTCCTGGGCGTTCGGGCACCAGGCCCTCCCGGTGGAACTCGACTCGCTGCTGCACATCGCCGGCGTGGTCGAGCTCGGCGAGATCGGGGAGACCCCCGTCAAGGCCTGGCAGCAGCAGCTGAACGTCAACACGATCGCGCCCGCCGAGCTCACCCGCCTGCTGCTGCCCTCGCTGCGGCTGGCCCGCGGGCACGTCGTCTTCGTCAACTCCGGGGCCGGGCTGCGCGCCGACCCGACCTGGGGCTCGTACGCGGCCAGCAAGTTCGCGGTGCGGGCGCTGGCGGACGCGCTCCGCCAGGAGGAGCACGGCAACGGCGTCCGGGTCACCACGGTGTACCCCGGGCGGACGGCCACACCGATGCAGCTGAAGGTGCACCAGCAGGAGGGCAAGGAGTACGACCCGTCGCGCTGGATCGCCCCCGAGTCGGTGGCCACCGCGGTGCTCACCGCGCTCGACCTCCCGCGCGACGCCGAGATCACCGAGATCACCGTCCGCCCCGGGCGGTGAGGGCCGCCTCCGGGGCTGCGCGCGCTTCGCCGGGCCGGCCGTTGCGTACGCTCTGCCGTGTGACTGACGTGGACGTTTTCGCGGAGCTGGCCGGGGCGGCGACCGGGGTGGGGTCGATGCCCGGGGGGGATGTGCGGGACATGGCCCGGGGGGTGACGGCGGAGCTGGAGCAGCTGCCGTTCCTGCCGGAGCTGCCGGGCCGGGGGCCGGGGGCCGACATGATCGGGCGGGGGGCGGGCCTGCTGACCGAGCTGTTCGTGCAGACGGAGCCGAGCGGGTGGCGGTTCACCGACCGGCCCGGGCGGGACACCAAGCGGGCGGTGTCCTGGCTGGGGGAGGACCTGGACGCGCTGGAGGAGTACACCCAGGGGTACGCCGGCCTGCTGAAGGTGCAGGCGGTCGGGCCGTGGACGCTGGCCGGGTCGATCGAGTTGAAGTACGGCGAGAAGGCGCTCAGCGATCCCGGCGCGTGCCGGGACATCGCCGGCTCGCTGACCGAGGGCCTGCGGCGGCACCTGGCCGACGTCCGCCGCCGGGTCCCGGGCGCGACCGTGGTGCTGCAGCTGGACGAGCCGCTGCTGCCGGCGGTCCTGGCCGGCTCGGTGAAGACGGCCAGCGGGTTCCAGCGGCTGCGGGCGGTCGACCGTCAACTCGCCGAACAGGCCCTGCGGGACGTGGTCGAGGGCGTGGACGCGCCCGTGCTGGTGCACAGTTGCGCGCCGGAGGTGCCGATCCCGCTGCTGCGCCGGGCCGGCGTGGCCGGGATCAGCCTGGACTTCGGTCTTCTGACGGAGCGTGACGACGACGACCTGGGCGAGGCGGTCGAGGGCGGGACGCTGATCCTCGCCGGTGTGGTGCCCTCCACTGACGCGGAATCGTCGGACCCGGCCGGTAGTGTCCAGGGTGTCAGGACGTTGTGGCGCAGGCTGGGGCTGGCGCCCGAGCTGCTGGGCCGCCGGGTGGTGGTGACGCCGACGTGCGGGCTGGCGGGGGCGTCCCCGGCGTACGCGCGGCGGGCACTGGCCGCGGCGGTGCGGGCGGCCCGGAGCCTGGTGGACAACCCGGAGTGACGAGCGAGGAGGACGGCGCGGTGGCGGCTGTGGAGGGCTGGGAGGAGATCCCGGCGGAGGTGCGGACCCGGCACGCCGAGCTGGCGACCGAGATCGAGGAGCACCGCGCCCGGTACTACGACCAGGACGCGCCGACCATCAGCGACGGTGAGTTCGACGCCCTGATGCGGGAGTTGGAGGCGCTGGAGGCCGAGCACCCGGCGCTGGTGACGCCGGATTCGCCGAGCCAGAAGGTCGGCGGCGGGGTGAACGAGCAGTTCGCCTCCGTGGTGCACCGGGAACGCCTGCTCAGCCTGGACAACGCGATGGACGAGGAGGAGCTGGCCGCCTGGGCGGAGCGGGTCTCCACCGAGCTGTCCGGCATCGACTACCACTACCTGTGCGAGCTGAAGGTCGACGGCTTGGCAGTCAACCTCACCTACCAGCGCGGTGACCTCGTGCTGGCCGCCACCCGCGGCACCGGCACGGTTGGCGACGACATCACCGCCAACGTCCGCACCATCCAGGGCATCCCGCACCGGCTGCAGGGCGAGGACCTGCCGGAGCTGGTGGAGATCCGCGGCGAGGTGTACCTCTCGAACGAGGCGTTCGATGCGCTGAACGCGTCCATCGCGGAGGAGAATGAGCGCCGCCGTCTGGCGAACGTGGAGCGCGCCGCAGCGAACAAGCGGCTCCTGGCGATGGCCAAGCTGTACATGAACCCGCGGAACGCAGCCGCCGGCTCGCTGCGGCAGAAGGACCCGCTGGTCACCGCTTCTCGCGGGTTGCGGATGGTGGTGCACGGCATCGGCGCCCGGGTCGGCTTCGACATCGACAACCAGTCGCACGCGTACCAGCTGCTGCACGACTGGGGCCTGCCCACCGCCAAGCACAACAAGGTGGTCGGGACGCTCGACGAGGTGCGGGCGTTCATCAAGCACTTCGGCGAGCAGCGGCACTCGGTCGAGCACGAGATCGACGGCGTGGTGGTCAAGGTCGACGAGATCGCCCTGCAGGGCCGGCTCGGCTCGACCTCCAAGTCGCCGCGCTGGGCGATCGCCTGGAAGTACCCGCCGGAGGAGGTCACCGGCAAGCTCGCCGAGATCAAGATCGGCATCGGCCGCACCGGTCGGGCCACCCCGTACGCGATGCTGGCCGAGCCGGTGAAGGTGGCCGGCTCGATGGTGCAGTACGCCACCCTGCACAACCAGCAGGTGGTCAAGGCCAAGGACGTGCTGCTCGGTGACACCATCGTGCTTCGCAAGGCCGGCGACGTGATCCCGGAGATCCTCGGCCCGGTCTACGGGGACCGGGACGGGAGTGAGCGGGAGTTCGTGATGCCCGCCGAGTGCCCGGAGTGCGGCAGCGGGCTGCGCCCGATGTCCGAGGGCGACATCGACCTGCGCTGCCCCAATGCCCGGTATTGCCCGGCGCAGATCCGCGAGCGGATCGCCTTCCTGACCGGCCGCCAGTGCCTGGACATCGAGGGCCTCGGCTACGTCGCGGCCACCGCGCTCACCCAGCCGCTGGCGCCCGCCGAGGCGCCGGTGCGGGACGAGGGCGACATCTTCTCGCTGACCGAGGAGCAGTTGCTGCCGATCAAGGTGCTGGTGCGCGACCCGAAGACCGGCATGCCGAAGCCGGACGACAAGACCGGCAAGGAGAAGGAGGTGTTCTTCTTCGCCACCACGGCCGGCGTGCCGAAGAAGAACACCGGGGTCCTGCTGGAGAACCTGGCCGCCGCCAAGGACCGCCCGCTGTGGCGCTTCCTGAACGGCCTGTCGATCCGGCACGTCGGCCCGGTCGCCGCCCAGGAGCTGGCCCGGGAGTTCCGCGACCTGGACCGGATCTTCGCCGCCGACGAGGCCGAGCTGGCCGCCGCCGAGGGGGTCGGCCCGACCATCGCCCGCTCGATCAAGGAGTGGTACGCGGAGGAGTGGCACCGGGAGATCCTGGAGAAGTGGCGCGCCGCGGGCGTGGTCTTCACCGAGGAGGCCGGTGAGGAGCAGGGCGAACGCCCGCTGGAGGGCCTGACCGTGGTGGTCACCGGCACCCTCGCCGGGCACACCCGGGACGGCGCCAAGG
The DNA window shown above is from Streptomyces sp. TLI_171 and carries:
- a CDS encoding TIGR00730 family Rossman fold protein encodes the protein MNITVFCSANLLDAKYTAPAAEFARLLGEAGHTLVWGGSHAGLMGQLADGVKEAGGRLVGVSVEFLRHKSYEGADELVTTPDLAVRKAELLARGDALVVLVGGLGTLDEVTEVLELKKHGHHDKPVVLLDTEGFYQGLRLQLERMDAEGFLPRPLAELVAFAQTPAEALAHLTADRI
- a CDS encoding SDR family oxidoreductase gives rise to the protein MGVHLITGAGSGIGAAVTERLAERGEELWLLARDARRAAQLRERHPAAKTLVGDLDDPAKLSWAFGHQALPVELDSLLHIAGVVELGEIGETPVKAWQQQLNVNTIAPAELTRLLLPSLRLARGHVVFVNSGAGLRADPTWGSYAASKFAVRALADALRQEEHGNGVRVTTVYPGRTATPMQLKVHQQEGKEYDPSRWIAPESVATAVLTALDLPRDAEITEITVRPGR
- a CDS encoding methionine synthase, which codes for MPGGDVRDMARGVTAELEQLPFLPELPGRGPGADMIGRGAGLLTELFVQTEPSGWRFTDRPGRDTKRAVSWLGEDLDALEEYTQGYAGLLKVQAVGPWTLAGSIELKYGEKALSDPGACRDIAGSLTEGLRRHLADVRRRVPGATVVLQLDEPLLPAVLAGSVKTASGFQRLRAVDRQLAEQALRDVVEGVDAPVLVHSCAPEVPIPLLRRAGVAGISLDFGLLTERDDDDLGEAVEGGTLILAGVVPSTDAESSDPAGSVQGVRTLWRRLGLAPELLGRRVVVTPTCGLAGASPAYARRALAAAVRAARSLVDNPE
- the ligA gene encoding NAD-dependent DNA ligase LigA is translated as MTSEEDGAVAAVEGWEEIPAEVRTRHAELATEIEEHRARYYDQDAPTISDGEFDALMRELEALEAEHPALVTPDSPSQKVGGGVNEQFASVVHRERLLSLDNAMDEEELAAWAERVSTELSGIDYHYLCELKVDGLAVNLTYQRGDLVLAATRGTGTVGDDITANVRTIQGIPHRLQGEDLPELVEIRGEVYLSNEAFDALNASIAEENERRRLANVERAAANKRLLAMAKLYMNPRNAAAGSLRQKDPLVTASRGLRMVVHGIGARVGFDIDNQSHAYQLLHDWGLPTAKHNKVVGTLDEVRAFIKHFGEQRHSVEHEIDGVVVKVDEIALQGRLGSTSKSPRWAIAWKYPPEEVTGKLAEIKIGIGRTGRATPYAMLAEPVKVAGSMVQYATLHNQQVVKAKDVLLGDTIVLRKAGDVIPEILGPVYGDRDGSEREFVMPAECPECGSGLRPMSEGDIDLRCPNARYCPAQIRERIAFLTGRQCLDIEGLGYVAATALTQPLAPAEAPVRDEGDIFSLTEEQLLPIKVLVRDPKTGMPKPDDKTGKEKEVFFFATTAGVPKKNTGVLLENLAAAKDRPLWRFLNGLSIRHVGPVAAQELAREFRDLDRIFAADEAELAAAEGVGPTIARSIKEWYAEEWHREILEKWRAAGVVFTEEAGEEQGERPLEGLTVVVTGTLAGHTRDGAKEALTSRGAKVTGSVSKKTHFVVVGDNPGSKYDKAVQLGVPVLDDAGFAVLLEQGSDAARAHLGLEPAAGKEPAGGGSADAAEIAGEGTTKAVS